The Penaeus vannamei isolate JL-2024 chromosome 13, ASM4276789v1, whole genome shotgun sequence genome window below encodes:
- the LOC113822780 gene encoding WD repeat-containing protein 81, with translation MLQNVECLVTGQKLPERYAHALKLLMNDQIDIPRCIRHTLQVIFQIYSARDTRDYVLPNKYEPVSSDGLPPPSPHQLLQSLINVIVFPSYFPKLYAFVCKMRQYSQLLSEAQLSCCDLQKRNEYIMKVAEIRVKMAAKDLPKILPSLSSEGLSLILPYLIELFEFPESAVNAAWYLTSPLAQALGPEEANKHLLPPVVKLFEAETVTDKHLKLFHRSFLLQLIVWFGLHKFLTFFVTPLIEGVGGYKEVLGRAQQAAEIVRKQSTTLKSVDISLGSEGVTSPCEEASHSRHTELTLSMEAEEAGAARVEGVLTEAEAEAEPEVFVFEGGEEEVEASSPDTPMQDASDQLRSPLASETISLDEVSLQEGIGSIPSLCPSPHSPSMSGDEDEASSNPDTPTPLVSAYSPSSVSTTTGITIPKSGTDEMALIKSIGEHSTSLPNFRLEKEPHVTNIDIGEGNSDTLTATFRESENQDARHKMDLDHNMSDVCCESVLWLAGRLGPVLTSRYMTRNLLRMLTLCYLPDSGALTPIPSDPLDELSVTRKRILGDRYAAKVLHCLSEIACLYGEQVILLQYLCHICELVASCRRKLSATMEGGLLGAMALLQHLLPYLTDSTFMEHLQETLIRNAVYPVIRLLSSTKVNFPHGGTARGVLACRVIDCLFIMALRVGREMSKSILMPTITRLMTAFDKCHSSSNQLGASPRSLEAEELLGGSEEGTPGGIQASPGSSTDSVKAKAIEELKQVLTPELAYLSYVPLCRFLGASYMETTLPNHDLLRSLCLQYDENNQAHHAAVLTDDGLAMNSSGTPSEELGGRRPSNRGTNVAVTGNRIDIKDAPDSVITPQSELPPSIGFATTVDISKYTGGKMDNTQRHLRGNWLAYWEHEIGRSEQDARFNFKQIKLQTFTGHTNSVKSIHVLDNENSFISCSKDKTVKLWSLRSQGDGNAHVSTQWTYTGHKKSVFGVAFSDSMRYAASCDSTVHVWDPFICACIKQLDSLRHSPVTVLTAMAAPSTQLVAATTDATLRFIDLRTCSYTHEFKVSMGGAGLVRCIDTSGDGRLVTVAHSSGVISVLDTRTGHLLSTWKPHEGEVLCMQWYKGGTFISSALDQTVSVWSVDDNKLKFTLRGPTEPVHLISLYGDEVITGTTANRIGVHTSVSPTASFSSTRLRSDTFRGVLTTMAVLPLNRLLLLGADNGTIRLLC, from the exons ATGCTCCAAAATGTCGAGTGCTTAGTAACAGGGCAAAAGCTACCAGAGAGATATGCCCATGCCCTCAAACTATTGATGAATGATCAGATTGACATACCAAGGTGCATCCGTCACACACTACAGGTTATATTTCAGATTTACAGTGCAAGAGACACTAGAGACTATGTTCTCCCTAACAAGTATGAGCCTGTGTCTTCAGATGGTCTCCCTCCTCCCAGCCCTCACCAGCTTCTTCAGTCTCTGATTAATGTAATTGTCTTCCCTTCATATTTCCCTAAATTGTATGCCTTTGTGTGCAAGATGAGGCAGTACTCACAACTCCTTAGTGAAGCTCAACTTTCATGTTGTGATCTGCAAAAGAGGAATGAGTACATCATGAAAGTGGCTGAAATTAGGGTCAAGATGGCTGCCAAGGACCTTCCAAAGATATTACCAAGTCTGTCCTCTGAAGGATTGAGTCTTATTCTGCCGTACCTCATAGAGCTCTTTGAATTCCCAGAGAGTGCTGTAAATGCTGCCTGGTACCTGACAAGTCCCCTAGCCCAGGCCCTTGGGCCAGAGGAAGCAAACAAACACCTCTTACCACCAGTTGTTAAACTGTTTGAAGCTGAAACTGTCACAGACAAACATCTAAAGCTCTTCCATCGCTCTTTCTTACTGCAGCTAATAGTCTGGTTTGGGTTACATAAGTTCCTCACCTTCTTTGTCACACCATTAATAGAGGGTGTAGGAGGTTACAAAGAAGTTTTAGGAAGAGCACAACAGGCTGCAGAAATAGTGAGGAAACAGTCAACTACACTGAA GAGTGTGGACATAAGCCTGGGTAGTGAAGGAGTTACCTCCCCTTGTGAGGAGGCCTCACACTCCAGACACACAGAGCTCACCCTCAGTATGGAGGCAGAAGAAGCTGGTGCTGCAAGAGTAGAAGGTGTCCTCACAGAAGCTGAGGCAGAGGCTGAGCCAG AGGTGTTCGTGTTTGAAGgcggggaggaagaagtagaagctaGTTCGCCTGATACACCCATGCAGGATGCTAGTGATCAGCTGAG ATCGCCTCTTGCATCAGAGACCATTAGCTTGGATGAAGTGTCCCTGCAAGAGGGCATTGGCTCCATCCCCTCCCTGTGTCCATCCCCCCACTCACCTTCCATGAGTGGAGATGAAGATGAGGCTTCCAGTAATCCTGACACTCCAACCCCTCTGGTGTCTGCATACTCTCCCTCGAGTGTGTCTACGACCACAGGCATTACCATACCAAAGAGTGGCACAGATGAGATGGCCCTGATAAAGTCAATAGGGGAGCACTCCACATCATTGCCCAATTTCCGCTTAGAAAAGGAACCTCATGTCACCAACATTGACATAGGTGAAGGCAACTCTGACACCCTGACAGCTACATTCAGAGAATCAGAAAATCAAGATGCCAGGCATAAGATGGACCTAGATCATAACATGTCAGACGTTTGTTGTGAGAGTGTCCTTTGGTTGGCAGGCAGACTAGGTCCAGTGCTTACTTCACGTTACATGACTCGGAACTTGCTGAGGATGCTGACACTCTGTTATCTGCCAGACTCTGGAGCTCTGACTCCCATCCCCTCAGATCCTTTAGATGAACTTTCAGTGACCAGAAAGCGTATCCTTGGAGATCGTTATGCTGCAAAGGTTCTCCATTGCCTGTCAGAAATTGctt GTCTATATGGAGAACAAGTTATACTCCTCCAGTACCTGTGTCATATATGTGAGCTTGTTGCCTCATGCCGACGCAAGCTATCTGCTACAATGGAAGGAGGACTGTTAGGTGCCATGGCCTTGCTGCAACATCTTCTTCCCTACCTGACAGACAGCACCTTTATGGAGCACTTACAG GAAACCCTTATCCGCAATGCTGTGTATCCAGTTATTCGACTTCTATCATCCACTAAAGTCAACTTCCCCCATGGCGGAACAGCACGAGGAGTGCTAGCCTGTAGGGTCATTGACTGCCTCTTCATCATGGCTCTGAGAGTAGGACGTGAGATGAGTAAAAGCATTTTAATGCCAACCATAACCAGGCTAATGACAGCCTTTGATAAATGTCACAGCAGTTCTAATCAGCTTGGTGCATCACCCAG ATCACTAGAAGCTGAGGAACTTCTaggtgggagtgaggagggaactCCTGGAGGCATTCAGGCATCCCCTGGATCAAGTACTGACTCTGTTAAAGCCAAA GCAATAGAGGAGTTAAAGCAGGTCCTGACTCCAGAACTGGCCTACTTGTCCTATGTCCCATTGTGCAGGTTCTTGGGAGCTTCCTATATGGAAACCACCCTACCTAACCATGACCTGTTGCGCTCTCTATGTCTACAGTATGATGAGAACAATCAGGCTCACCATGCAGCTG TATTGACAGATGATGGCTTGGCTATGAACAGTTCTGGTACCCCTAGTGAAGAACTAGGTGGGCGAAGACCAAGCAACCGAGGAACTAATGTGGCTGTCACTGGAAATAGAATAGATATAAAG GATGCTCCAGATAGTGTTATTACACCTCAGTCAGAACTTCCCCCTTCCATAGGTTTTGCAACAACTGTTGATATTTCAAAATATACAGGTGGAAAAATGGATAATACTCAAAG GCATCTACGGGGCAACTGGCTGGCTTACTGGGAACACGAAATTGGAAGAAGTGAACAAGACGCTAGGTTTAATTTCAAGCAGATCAAGCTGCAAACATTTACTGGTCATACAAACAGTGTCAAGTCCATCCACGTGCTAGATAATGAGAATTCTTTCATCTCGTGTAGCAAGGATAAAACTGTAAAACTTTGGTCTTTACGGAGTCAG GGTGATGGTAATGCCCATGTTAGCACTCAGTGGACATACACAGGTCACAAGAAATCAGTTTTTGGTGTTGCTTTTTCTGACTCAATGAGGTATGCAGCCTCTTGTGATTCAACTGTTCATGTGTGGGATCCATTTATTTGTGCCTGTATAAAGCAATTGGATTCCTTGCGCCACAGCCCTGTCACT GTGCTGACTGCAATGGCAGCTCCATCAACACAGTTGGTGGCAGCTACTACAGATGCTACATTACGATTCATAGACCTTCGTACTTGCAGTTACACACATGAGTTTAAA GTATCAATGGGAGGTGCTGGTCTTGTGCGATGTATTGATACAAGTGGAGATGGCCGTCTTGTGACAGTAGCCCATTCCTCAGGTGTTATATCAGTTCTCGACACTCGCACAGGACATTTGCTCTCCACTTGGAAACCACATGAGGGAGAG